aaaaatgagagaaaaagtaGAGTAGAGAAAGAATATCAAAAGACAAGAGAGAAGTCaatcgaaataaaaaatagaaaaaaaaacccaattaaaaaaaataatatatatataatatcttaagagaattaataaaataaaataaaataaaataaaggaagtAGAAGACTTGTTCTAAGGTATTTGAAAAGTCAACCTTGCCGTTCCACCCTCATTAAATTCCTAATGGCCATTCCACTTTTCTCTTAATTCCTCAAGATCATTGAGATTTAGAGTAAAAGAATCACTATGAATGATTTGTTTTCCTCCGATTCCTTCCGTCGGGATCCGCACCACCACTCCGTCGAGATGGCCCCCGACGTTCCGTCGTCAACGACTATCAATCTCAACAATTTCTTTGAAGATGTCGAGTCCGTGAAAGCGGAATTGGCGGAGCTTGAACGCCTCCATCGAAGCCTCCAGAATTCTCATGAACATAGTAAGACTTTGCATAACTCGAAGGCGATTAAGGATCTTCGATCTCGAATGGAATCAGATTTGACTTTGGCTTTGAAGAAAGCTAGGTTTATCAAGCTTCGATTGGAGGAACTCGACCGGTCCAATATCGAGAATCGAAATCTTCCTGGTTGTGGGTATGGCTCCTCTGCTGACCGGTCTAGAACTTCCGTCGTCAATGGATTGAGGAAGAATCTTTGTGATTCGATGGAGAATTTCAACCGGTTGAGAGAGGAGATCTCGTCGACGTATAAGGAGACAATCGAACGAAGATATTTTACGATTACAGGGGAGAATCCCGATGAGAAGACGATCGATCTCTTGATCTCTACAGGTTCGGTTTTCGGTTCTTGAATTTGtgattattttagattttcatTTCCCGTAATTAAAAACAGTGTATATATGGTATGATAAAGGTGAAAGCGAGACATTCCTACAAAAAGCTATACAAAAGCAAGGAAAAGGCAAAGTTCTCGAAACAATCCAAGAGATTCAAGAAAGACACGACGCAGTGAAAGACATTGAGAAGAACCTGAAAGAGCTACACCAAGTGTTCATGGACATGGCGGTACTAGTCCAAACGCAAGGGCAACATTTGGACGACATTGAGAGCCAAGTGACTCGAGCCAACTCAGCCATCAAGCGCGGTGCCACTGAGCTACAAACCGCAAGACACTACCAAAAAAACACGAGAAAATGGATGTGCATAGGCGGTGCTGCTTTTATATTTATCCTCTTCATCATTATTCTTTCTGTCGTCCTCGCCAACAAGAAGTAATGTTTACGAGCATCGTTTCacaactattttgttttttactttaatttttgttgttctaaaaaattatttaatctttgaAGTGTCATCGTGCAATGAACTATAAAAATTATcaactttaaatataatatagtatagATTGCTCGATATATTGATGCTCAAAGCGTGTTGATATTTTCTTAGAAGCGTATGATTATGCATCggttattaaaaatttaaaaataataaaatgaacgAGACCGAACGGCATCAAATTCaaagtaataatttttaatggctatattgtaattattttgaaataaaattagtgaAATTTATGTCACTTATTATATTGTCATTTTCAAACATTGAATGATGTTTGTAGTGTAATAACTTTATCATCAAttatcatttataattaaataattaaatctttaGCCAATGTATTTATTCATCCAATGGTCACATGCATACCCGTTgacttcattttttaaaccctaaatatagaattttattttgtctttaattttcaattttatttctaattcttataaattggattaattttaatattttatccgAACGATCATATGTTTAAATTCTTAGTAGAGATGTCTACGAGACGGAGCGGAGACAGTAAAATCGCCTCCTATTTCAATTTCCATTTCTGCAaaattctcaatttatttttgggaGATCAAATTGAGGAATTCGAGGGATCAGTTTCCTATGGAAAAATTTTTCCCTCTTCACACAACAAATCCACTTTGAAGTTGACTTATTTGGTTCGGTCAATGGTCGAAATGCGTACCAGGTTTCATAGGGGCCCAATGCCTCAATAGCACCTTTGTTTAATTTCGAATGAGACTGTATATCCGAAACacatctttttatatattttctttataaaaaaattcatttaaaaaaaaaatttaatagataatttctattttaaaaataattcatgttCCATTTTAATCTTAACTGAGTTTGTAAGTCAAAGTTGGAGGGCAAAATGGGCATTTTGCCCCTCAGCCCGTTATGGATTCTCTACGAGTCATCTGCAGAAGAGAAAAGTGTGAGAAAGAAAGTTGGGAGAAAACTTGAGAGGGAAAAGTAAATTGACGAGTTCTCGTTGGAGAATCACCAACGAAATTCATCATCTGTCGAGACTTACATTTTAGAGATTCTTATtcttagagagaagaaagactcGTGTTGTTGAGGTTCCATCTTTCGTCAAGATTCGGGAGAAATCCTCTACCGAGACTTACACTCTGGAGCTTCTCcttggagagaagaaagactcGTGTTGTTGAGGTTCCATCTTCCGTCAAGATTCGAGATAAATCTATAAGGTAAAATCTCGAACGTTATTCTTCATATTTGAAATCTTCGTTTGGGAATAGAGTGTTAAAATTTGCTAtcttcatatatatttctgaattaaaaaaataatggatataaatgtatttaaatattgCATCAATggtcaataaattttaatatttagtgAAAAAAAGAGTCAAACATTATGCATTATAAATAAACCTTAATTGGCATTGACTTTTAAATAGAGCcataaaaaattccaaaataatcAATGAGACTTACAACAATGGCAACTGATAAATCCAATCTTCTCACCGTTTTCCCTCTCCGGCTGCGGCTATTGCTCCTCTGCATCTCACCGTGATGAACAACGGCACCGACGACGGCGGCGGATTTCTGTCCTCAGGCAACATCGGCGGAGACGGATATGGAATCGGCGTCTCGTTAGGGCTTTTGATTCTCATCACTACAATCCTCTTGGCTTCCTATTACTGCACCAGAGTCGCCCAATCACCGACCTCCGGGATTCAGAGCAACGCCAATCtctcgccgccgccgccgcctcggCTGGCGGAGGAGGATGCCGTTGTTGTCGTCGATATCGGAATCGATCAGGAGACGATTAGGAATTTTCCGAAATTGCTGTATTCAGAGGCGAAGATTCAGAACAACGATTCCTCTGCTTCTTGTTGCTCTATCTGTTTGGCCGATTACAAAAACTCCGATGTTCTTCGGATTTTGCCTGATTGCGGTCATTTGTTCCATCTCAAGTGCGTCGATCCGTGGCTGAGGCTTCACCCAACCTGTCCGTTTTGCCGGACCTCGCCTATTCCGACGCCGTTATCGACTCCTCTGGCGGAGCAAGTTCCATTGGCGAGATGGCACGGTTGAAGAAGACGATCCGACGGCATTTTCTCCATTCATTCGTTTGTTACGGATCGATCCGACTCCTCAATCGCGATCGCCATAGTTAGAAACTCTCACCCTCAATCTCCAATTCTCCTCAACAAAATTCTCGTACTCTCGAGAATCTTGTTATGCTATAATACCACAACTTTCAATGTTTCGATACCGCTTCTTGTACCGTAATGCCACAACCTTCAAAACTCTGATATTACTTGTTATGTCGTAATGGTACAACCTTCAATGCTCTgatacttaattatttttgccAAATGtcataactaaaatattatgatatcGAATTGTTGTAGCGGAAGtggaagcaagatcgatcgtGCACACCACATGGTTCAATAAGAAGAAATTCTCTTACATTCACTAGTGGTAGCCAATCGCTGTAACCACAGTGTTTATCTGTGTATCACTAACAtacaaaatgataatgattCCACGTCTCAAAACAATGCTAGactttcttttatataaacATAACAATATTAATTCTCGTATGAACCGAGAATATGAACTAGAAGTGTTATTAACTGAACGAGagttaataaccaaaataaatgagataTGAACCATCGAGGGGTATGAACTAAAGGAGAGTTATGACAATACATTTTCATGACAACTTACAACAAATCTTGATTCTGATTGATGATGTGATGCTTGGGAATgagtaattaatatttaaaaaaaactaataaatattgcAACGATTATTTACTTATAGATTATAATGTTTATCtcgaaaataagattttatgataaaaatttgttacaccattttcaaatttgaataaaaaaattgaaaatttcccaaaaagaatgaatttcgcttaatatttatttatccgAAATTTGTAAGCCATTTTCTATTCAAATGAAGACGACGGCGAAGAATTTTGGAAACAATTTCAGAAACGGAGAAGTGGAGAACGAACatagagagaagagagacTCATCCAAATCCTCACTTCAGGTTCTTTACCAGATTCATCACACCATCCATTATCCTTGTTACCACATGCCGCCGACCTTCGCTTTCTCTCGAGGAGATCCGATTGCTGGTACGTTACCGCTATTCTTCTTATATTCGGATTTTGTAGAAATTGTTTGCGTCTGAGATGTTGAAATGAagttgaaatttatgatttcgAGCTTAAATAGCATTCCAAGAAGATCAACCACACTTAGGCGATCTTTAGAATCTTCAGGTCCATAATCAGTTTAGAGTTTTTTGCGCgtgcaattttcttttctgtgaTTAGACGTTGtgttattttgttgattttctgtgtcgattttgtttttcaatacAGAAATTAGTCTTGGATAAACGCTATCGCTTGATGTATATAATGTTTGGTATTACCTCGTGAAATACGTAGGTGCAGTTCTGTATGCTGTATTTTCCAAGTGCAGAGGCCGTTTTGGCCTGTGTAAATTGT
This sequence is a window from Cucurbita pepo subsp. pepo cultivar mu-cu-16 chromosome LG19, ASM280686v2, whole genome shotgun sequence. Protein-coding genes within it:
- the LOC111781659 gene encoding syntaxin-121-like — translated: MNDLFSSDSFRRDPHHHSVEMAPDVPSSTTINLNNFFEDVESVKAELAELERLHRSLQNSHEHSKTLHNSKAIKDLRSRMESDLTLALKKARFIKLRLEELDRSNIENRNLPGCGYGSSADRSRTSVVNGLRKNLCDSMENFNRLREEISSTYKETIERRYFTITGENPDEKTIDLLISTGESETFLQKAIQKQGKGKVLETIQEIQERHDAVKDIEKNLKELHQVFMDMAVLVQTQGQHLDDIESQVTRANSAIKRGATELQTARHYQKNTRKWMCIGGAAFIFILFIIILSVVLANKK
- the LOC111782200 gene encoding RING-H2 finger protein ATL70-like, yielding MNNGTDDGGGFLSSGNIGGDGYGIGVSLGLLILITTILLASYYCTRVAQSPTSGIQSNANLSPPPPPRLAEEDAVVVVDIGIDQETIRNFPKLLYSEAKIQNNDSSASCCSICLADYKNSDVLRILPDCGHLFHLKCVDPWLRLHPTCPFCRTSPIPTPLSTPLAEQVPLARWHG